TACAGAATATGTTGCAAAAGTAGGACTGTAACACAATGTTTACAGTTTTGCACATTTCATTAGACACAGATTAAAAATGAGGTAGGTGGTAGGGGAATGAAACTATTAACAAGTACCAATTGTTACCCCATAGGCAAAATGTTAATTTAAGACTATAATTCTATAAGAATGTTAAAGTGCAAAATTGTAAATGTTGCATCAAGTTCTTATCTTTGTAAAATATTTCGTGTATCGTAAACATATGTGAAAATAGTGTTACTTAGATTTCCCTTGTAGTTACGATCACACAAAGTAAGTAAGTTATAAAGAATTGGTAGCACGATCATCACATCCAAGAGATATGCTGTGCGTACATACACTTTTGCTTGTATTGTATGTGGTCCACGTTACATAATAACGCACATTACAGCCTGGACATGCTTTATAATCTTGTACCAGGCCTATTCTGTAAGTTTctagtataattttattttcattctgtTAATACGTAATTATAGGTTTATTATGattaaaaaaattgtatatCTTGCCAATACTAAAATCGCTACAAACAATAAAGCATTATGTAATTTAATCTAACaggttgttgttgttttaatttTCAACAAGTTGATATTGAACGATATCTATTCAAATTTCTACTTTTCTCTTTCTTGTATTATCATCGATCATGGTTTATCCAAATAGAATAGGCCTGTAAGGAGTACACGGTGAGTCAATCCTTGGATGGGTATGTAATTACAATTAAGATTTACAAATACATTTCAGTTATCTTACAGAATAGGCCTGTGCATTTACAAAATTTGTTttgcaatatttttttcttttttcaagcTGCTCAATTTGTTTCCTTGTGTTTACAAATTCAGCAATACATTTCTGCTTTTGtctgtattataataattattctttTAAAATGTGTTGATTGCATAGCTTGAAATAGATGATGGAAGTGAACTAACCGAGGGATTTTTACAAGAGGAGTTACATCCAAAAATCAGTTTGCATCAGCCAAAATTTGCGAAGCCTAAGGGTCCACCAGGCAGAGGTGCAAAACGTTTAACCAAGATTCAAGATTTAGGAACTTCAGATCAAGATAGTTAAATAGATATGtatacacacgcgcgcgcgcgcgtgctcacacatacatgcatacatacgtacatacaaatatatataggGTTTACAAAAAAAACATTCAATATTTGTATGATATATAGGACATACTGTACTGAGTGTGAAAAAGCCTTTGTAAACATAGGTCGAAAGATCAACCGTTCCTgagatataaatatttttatttactagCATCATAATTGTCTTAACttcgatattaatattaactaacttcgatatttatacattttacaCGGATACTCCTTTCATTTCTATACACGCTTAGCATCTACTTCTCACAGAATTGCGAACTCCTTCGAAAATTGCATATCTCTGACAAATTATTTGACAAACATGTTGGATTCAGTTACGAAAAACCAATAGTAAGTCAATCCTGATGGTAgtaaatacaaatatttttatctcaGAAACGGTTCTCCTTTTGACCTATGCTTATTATGGATTTTCACTCACTTTAATGTGtcctatataatatacaaatatagaatGCTTCTTTTGAATACCTTGcagatgtatacatatatatatatatatgattgtatgtgtgcgtgcgtgtgtgtgtgtacgtacactaattcatttatatacACGTGCGCATGTATACTATACATGCATTGTTCTTTCGTTGAGAGCAATATAAATGTGTCatcttttatttcttatatttgtCAATCAAAAAGTATTATCTTTTcaatacaaaaatgatttcttttGTATGATTTTGAATTAGAATTTATTGATTTTACTTAAGCATCAGGCCTATTTTGTAAACGTGATTGTAAActacattaaatattatttatattatatttgtccATTTTAATGCATAAAGATGTAAATAAGGATAGTTTGTAATAATGatgagatatatgtatatatgtatgtgtgtaCAGGATAGAATGCAATGGGattattttttatacatgaatgGGAACAACTATTCAAAATTTCTCTTGTTTATAGATATatggaaaaataatttaaataaaaattcaattattgaTAAACTTACGAAAATTTTGTTTTAATCACTGGTTCGTTAGTTAAAATATTAGGAAATCTTAGCTTCTTCATATATCTATAGAAAAACCCATTTAGGTGTTCCCATTTGCACGTTCACCAGCCTGTACATTCAAATCATACTTAATtagtgaattttttttttttatgaaattaGATAATTTTAAATATCCAAAATATTCAGTGATATAAGTAAAAATTGCAGTATTTTTTTGttgtattcgatatattatataatctatgttgtttgagaattattaaataaataaaacaatgatACATATCTATTCACATTCTAAGTACAGTTCTTTTTAGTAATATGTTACTCTAATTTTTCTTGAGATTTGGCTGCTTCTTGCAGTAGCTTATTTTCTACATACTTCTCTCTAAGCTCTATTATTTCATTGTTCATGTAAGTTGTAGACGCATATTTTAAATTACTGTAAAATAAGTATTAGTTTAAAGTAAATTAAAGTTATTAGTTTGAAAATTATGAGACTGCAAATACTTACTCTCGTCTCTTTTGCATGAGTTGGAAATGTATTTCATACAAGTCACTTAGCTCCGCTCCAGTAATGTACAATAGTAGCTTTGCCACTGCACCATACATACTGCCCAATAGACTACCAATAATTGTACCTGCCATTGTTCCTTTAAGTCccatatcgattttaaacagacCTCCTGTCAAAGCCCCAGCAGCTGTACAATTGATTATCTCAAATTTGCCTCTATATACATACATCATAACTGATGTGCTCCTAGTAAAAAACTTTAAATGCAGTTATATTTATACAAGTgttttattatagatattactTACAAAAATCATCTTACTGAAATAAGAAGCAAAAGATTCCTGCTGATAAGCCAATACGTGTACCCTTTTTGAAAAATTCCAAAGCAAATTTATTGTGTAATTGTCTCTTTGCATAGAAAGTGCTCTCCCACTTTGTAGCTTGATTCTCCCTTATAAAATTTGTTGGTATATCTTTTGTTTTTGCTACCCCACCATAAATAAATCCTCCTATTACACCTGTAACTGTGGCACTCACAATAGATTGAACTTCATTGGATATATTACCGTTCCTGCGTTAATAATCAAAAACTGAAATTAatactattaaaaataatagttgATTTTGTATATCAGAAAACGTACTTACCTATCATGAAACATATGTTTTAATCTATCTATACCAATTTCACCTGGAGATAAAGAttctatttcaattatttcaggTTGTTTCAATTCGTTGTTAATACGGTCTTCATCTCCAATTTTTTGAAATGGAAAGAAAAATGCATATAACGATCTGTTTGTTGTTAAACGTAACATCGTGCTTGACATAATCCAATAGTACTATATTTTTCTGTTCCTGaacttatattttataatttagctTTCTAACATATAAAGAAAAATACAATGGAAAttgtgatataatatgataaatattttgATGAAGAGAGACTCGGTGACCTAAAGCCCTCAGTCAACCACAGTTGTCTGTCTTATACCTCGTCTGTAGTAGGAGTCCGTTGTACAGTATGAATCTGCTGCTAGATGGCTTTGAACATCATTTCTGTATAGGGTGCTGTGCTATAGATGCAAAGATGAAGGTGGAATATGCTCGGAATAAACATGGAATATTGAGGAAAAGAAAGGAAAGTATATTATCCTGGTCCCGTTAGAAGACTCGTCAGTAAGGCTTTTCTAGCAAGCCCTGCGTTAAGAGAATTCATCTGCCAGCGAACGCCGGAGATAGCTCTCACAGTTGGCATCTCTTACCGGAAGGTATCCATCTGGTGGTGAGCGCAGGAGGCGGCACCCCACATCTGTCACCTTTTTTCAGGAgagcaaaattttattatagatgaGACGTTCGTTTGGTTTGTCGAAAGAAAGTGTTTTGAAGGTCTCCTTTAGTTTCCTTTCATAAAATACTTTTCGAAAAGTAACAAATTTCAACGATACGTAATCATCGACGTAACATTAACACAATTATGGATTTGTTGGGATCTATTATGAATTCTATGGATAAACCTCCTACAGTCAGTGATAAACAAAAAGCATTGATGAGAAGTCAGTTGCCAGTTAATCTATATCATCGGTCTTCCTTCTTTttcgtaataattatttttattgacACGATAACTTCTATTGTGTACAGAACAGAAAGAAGAATATCAGAAGCAGCAAAAAGCAGAAGCTGaaagattaaaaatatttcgtGAAAAGGTTCAAacattttctttctttatttatttatttatttattctttattccttatttatttttttttatatttctgcTTTCGCGAAAAGAAATTGTTAATATATACATTACTGTTTTCATCTCTATTATACTAGGtagaaacaaaaattaataagTTTCTTCAAGATGACAGTATTAAGGAATACAAGTTCCCACCGATGGATCAGATTCATAGAAGTATAATGTACATAGAAAAAGCTACATTTCAAATTATATACAGTGctagtaatattatattttcttattaTAGACACGACGTTGCCGAAGTCGCAAATGTGTGGGCATATTCCTTTGGAGAAGATGGTATGGATCGGCACATAATGATCTTTAAAAGGGAACATGCACCATCAGAAGATCAGCTGAACGCATTACGCAGAGGTGAAGAATGGAATGACAAAATAGCTAAGCGGGTTGccgaagagaaagaaagacgaGCCAAAGAAGAAATAGAAAATGCAAAAGCCAAGAAACGAAAAGACAACTTTGTACCTAATAGTTATTATAAGGATAAGTATCAACACTTAATAGGGAAGGAAGCAGCTCTAGAGGCAGCCAAGAAAACA
This genomic stretch from Megalopta genalis isolate 19385.01 chromosome 5, iyMegGena1_principal, whole genome shotgun sequence harbors:
- the 140up gene encoding RPII140-upstream gene protein isoform X1, which codes for MSSTMLRLTTNRSLYAFFFPFQKIGDEDRINNELKQPEIIEIESLSPGEIGIDRLKHMFHDRNGNISNEVQSIVSATVTGVIGGFIYGGVAKTKDIPTNFIRENQATKWESTFYAKRQLHNKFALEFFKKGTRIGLSAGIFCFLFQSTSVMMYVYRGKFEIINCTAAGALTGGLFKIDMGLKGTMAGTIIGSLLGSMYGAVAKLLLYITGAELSDLYEIHFQLMQKRRDNLKYASTTYMNNEIIELREKYVENKLLQEAAKSQEKLE
- the LOC117226888 gene encoding sperm-associated antigen 7 homolog; this encodes MDLLGSIMNSMDKPPTVSDKQKALMRKQKEEYQKQQKAEAERLKIFREKVETKINKFLQDDSIKEYKFPPMDQIHRSIIHDVAEVANVWAYSFGEDGMDRHIMIFKREHAPSEDQLNALRRGEEWNDKIAKRVAEEKERRAKEEIENAKAKKRKDNFVPNSYYKDKYQHLIGKEAALEAAKKTEANSSYGCVPSENKKDQRSIEQTLADIRAKKRKLEENGNTEKTKTKI
- the 140up gene encoding RPII140-upstream gene protein isoform X2, yielding MFHDRNGNISNEVQSIVSATVTGVIGGFIYGGVAKTKDIPTNFIRENQATKWESTFYAKRQLHNKFALEFFKKGTRIGLSAGIFCFLFQSTSVMMYVYRGKFEIINCTAAGALTGGLFKIDMGLKGTMAGTIIGSLLGSMYGAVAKLLLYITGAELSDLYEIHFQLMQKRRDNLKYASTTYMNNEIIELREKYVENKLLQEAAKSQEKLE